The following nucleotide sequence is from Methylocella sp..
GGTGTTCGATGCCATGCTCGATGCAGACTCGGTCGAAAATATACGGACCGAGAAATCGGCGGCTGGGGCCGTGGCGGTTTTTGGGCAGGTCGGCGAAGGTCATTCCGTTGGCGGTCAACGCCGTGTGGATTTTGTAGGGGAAGGCCGCCGCGACGTTGCGCGGAAAAGCCGCGCCCTCCATCTTGCCGGCGCGGTCGTGGAACTCGACATAGACGAACTTGGAGACGCGATCGATGGCCAGGGACATGATCAGTGAACATGATCAGTTTGTCGTCCGCATGGCGCAGTTCGCAGCTGTCGATGTGGACATAGCCGATCGCCGTCTGTACGAACCGGCCGTGTTTCGTCGGCGTCTCGCTCGTGGGCAGCCGCGAGACGCCATGGCGTTCGAGACAGCGATCAGGCTTCAGGCTTGATCGCGTCAGCTTCGGGTGGCTGTCGCGCAGGCATCCCATGACATCGTCGAGCGGCAGCAGTGTCCGCTGCCGGAACGCGACAATCATGGCTTCCTCAACCGGCGTCAGGACAGTGCTCCGGTGTTCGCGCGGCCCCATCGGCGCATCGGCTGTCCCGGAGCGCGAGCGCCATTTCGCCACTGTCGTTCGACTCAGCCCGTAACGTCTGGCGAGGACGCCCGTCTTCTCTTTCGACGCTTGGAACTCGGCTCGAACTCGCGGCGTTGTCCGGGCGCTGCCATGAAGAATATCCGCTATAACGCTTCCTCCGCCTCACGGCTCAGCTTAGCGTCACGGCTCCCCGGGACCAAACACCTAGAACCGCACGTTGGTGCGAATCCCCAACACGAGCGCGTTGCGAAAGGTCGTCGTGGCGCCTGGTTGCATAATGTATTGAATGTCGGGCATTATGGTGACCCCGGGATAAACGCGGGCCGTGTAGGCGGCCTCCAAGACCTCTTCGTGCGTCTGTATGCCGAAGGCGGGCCCGAGCCCCCCGTTGCTGAGCGGCAAACCAAGCTCCTGTTCGAGTTCCTGCGCCTGCGTCAGCGCGGCGCTCATTTTTAAATAATCGAACTTTATGCCAAAGGAATCTTCCGGGCGACCAAGAAGACCTGCGCTAGTTAGCAAGCCAAGGTAGGCATGGTCTGACAGGGCGGATGTCGCGCTATCGGCGTGGATGTAGCCGCCCAGTAGAATGAGGCCGTCGGTATCGCTGGGACCGGTCCGCGCCAGCATTTGGTCAAGCAGGACGTAGTACTGCCGCCGTCCGGATGCTTGCGCCGCGGCATTGCCGCTAATCAAAGCGGGATGGCCGGCCGCGTCATTCAAAAGATTGGGATAGGGCGAGGTGTCCTCGTCAAAGCCGATTTTGTAGTGACCCACAAGGTTGTCGTCGCTAAATCTCGGCTCCCAGCCCACCTCGATCGGTACGCTGACACCGGTCGCGCCCGGCTCTCCCCATGACCAGCCCGATATGCCGCCATTATTCGGATTCACCTCGAACAAGCCCGCCATGACATAGGTGCTGAGGGTTGGCAGCGCCCTGATCTGGCCGCCCCAGTTTGCTGCTGGCCATTCCGTTATTCCCGGATACTCCGCCAATGGCTGCGCATTGCCGCAGGCTATGACGTTCATGAAATAGCAGTTCAGCGGCGAGGCGGCGAAATATGTTAAAATGGGCAGCCGCCCTGCTGCAATATCGATGCGGCCGTCAGCCAGCTCCTGCTCGCCGTAAGCGTACACCAAGTGAGCGAGAACATTGCCGCCGCCGCCGAAGATCTCCTGCGCCGTCGCGATGTTATCGCCGATGTCGTCCGCGCTCAGATTTCGGCCGTTGCGCTGCACGATCATCATGTGGTTGGCAAAACCCTGCCAACCAGTGATTTTCGCAAAGTCGAGATCAATTTCCAGCCCGATCTGTCCGGCCGATTCAATCCCCTGTCGACGGCCGCCCAACGGATTGCCTGCCGATTCCGTTAGGTAATCAAACTCGACATTGACGCCGTAGCTTAATAGCGATGTCCGCAAGCCGCCCCAATCTCCCAGCAGATGATCCCTGCCAAAAGGCGCCTGAAACAGAGGGCCGATTCCCGAAGAGGCCGTCGGTTGGCTGGGCCCTGGGCCGTTAACGAACTGCGGTGCCGGTGCCGGCGTCTCCTGCGACCGTTCCTGCGCGCATGCGGCGAAAGCCGGGAACGCGACCGCGCCAACCATCGCCAATACTGCCAGAAACGATGACCGCACGCGCGCCGCGGCCAGCGCATGGCGCCCCAGAGCTGCAGCAAAATGTTGCAACCCCATCGGATACAGGGAGCCGCGTCGGCTGGTATCGGTCAGCGGGCGCCCGCGCATCTATCGTCTGCCTCTACCCATTGGTTGCGACGTAGGGTTTGACCATCTTCACCGGGTCGACCACGCGGTCGAATTCCTCTTCAGTGACGAATCCGAGTTTTAGAGCCGCAGCTTTTAGCGTGAGGTCATTGTCCATCGCGTAATGCGCGATTTTCGAGGCCTTGTCGTAGCCGATCACTGGCGCCAGCGCCGTCACCAGCATCAACGAGCGGTCCACATACTCCTTGATCTTCTTGAGATTCGGCTTTGTTCCCTCAACCAGATATTTGCGGAAATTCACGCATCCATCGGTCATGATCGTGATTGAATGAGCGATGTTATAGATCATCAGCGGCTTATAGACGTTCATCTCCAGATAGCCGCCGGCCCCGCCGAACCCGACCGCCACGTCATTCGCCATCACCTGCGCCGCGATCATCGTCAGCGCTTCGGCTTGCGTCGGATTGACTTTGCCCGGCATGATCGAGGAGCCTGGCTCATTCTCCGGAATCAGCAGTTCGGCGAAGCCTGCGCGAGGGCCGCAGGACATCAGCCGGATATCGTTGCCGATCTTATAGAGCGATGCCGCCAAGGTGCGGAGCGTGCCTGAGAGCTGCACCAAAGCATCATGGGCGCCCTGCACGGCGAACTTATTCGGCGCGGTGACGAAAGGCAGGCTCGTCAGTCTGGCGATTTCGGCGGCGGCCGCTTCGGCAAATCCCGGCGCCGCGTTGATGCCGGTGCCGACGGCCGTACCGCCTAGCGCCAGGCGGTAGACGCCTTTCAGCGCGTCGTCGATGCGCTCCAGATCGTCCGCGAGCATGGCCGCATAGCCAGACCATTCCTGTCCGAGCGTGATCGGCGTTGCATCCTGCATATGAGTACGGCCGATCTTGACGATATCGGCCCAATCCGCGGCCTTCGCCGCAATGGCGTCGCGCAGGGCCTTCACCGCGGGGATCAGGCGCTGCGTGACATTGATCGCGGCGGCCATATACATCGCGGAGGGAAACGTGTCGTTCGACGATTGCGACATGTTGACGTGATCGTTTGGATGAACCGGAGTCTTGCCGCCAAGCGGCGCGCCGGCGAGCTGGCTGCAGCGATTGGATATCACCTCGTTCACATTCATGTTGAACTGCGTGCCGCTGCCGGTCATCCACACGTGCAGCGGGAACATGTCCTGATGCTGGCCGGCTAGAATCTCGTCGCAAACCTCGACGATCAGACTATGGGCGCGATCGTCGAGCCTCTTGCCGGCATGGTTGGCGTTAGCCGCCGCCTTCTTCAAGATCGCGTATGCGCCGATCATTTCCCGAGGCATCAGATCCTTGCCGATGCTGAAATGCTCCAGCGACCGCTGGGTCTGCGCGCCCCAGAGCTTGTCGGCAGGCACGCGAACCTCACCGAGGCTATCGGTTTCGGTGCGAAAGTCAGTCATGGTCATTCTCCTGATTCATAGGATCATCTTGCAAATGGAAAAGCGTCCCGTGTGCCTCACAGGAGATGCTCCGCGAGGATGATTGCGACAGTTATGGTCACAACCGATCCGACTGTGCTCACGAGTGTGGAGGCGGCGGCCTCGTCCGCGTAAGACCGGTAGCGCAGCGCGAGCATGGATGCCGCCGTCGCGGTTGGGATCGCGCCGGTTAGAAACAGCTCGCGGGCCGGCGCGCCATGGATTCCAAGCAGCAACGTTAATCCGAACATGGCTGCCGGCTGCCCGATATTCTTCAGCAGAGCGTTGAACGCGATGTCGCGATCCAGACGCAGCCGCTGGCCGTAGAGGATAAGTCCCAAGGTGAACAGGGCGACGCCAGCGGCGGCCTTGCCGATGAGGTCGAACGAAAGCTCCAGCACCTGTGGAAGATGGACTCCGCCGAGCGCCAGGACGGCGCCTGAAATCGGCAGCCAGACGACGGGTTGCTTCACCGCATCAATTAGGCTCCTGGCGATGAGAGGCCCTACGTTCTGTTCCGCCTTCCCTGCGCCGAGCCCGATTTGAACGAGGACCAGAGTCAGCGGGATCATGATTACGCTGGTGACCAAATTACCCACCACGACCGCCAGCAGTCCCGGAGGACCTACCACGGCCTCCAGCACCGGCAGCCCTGAATACGCCATGCTGGGGAAGGCGCAGACCAGCGCCTGCAGAGCGCTTTCGCTCAAACTGCGGCGGAAGATCGCCTTGCCGATGCCGAACGCGACGGCGTAAGGCGCCATTAAGCCGACGACCATCGAAATAAGATAGGGGCCGTTCTCGATTGTGACGGGAGAGATCTTTAGGACACCTCCGAGAAGCGCGAGCGGTAGAGCGAAGCGTACCACGAAGTCGGCGAAGACAGGCGCCGACTTCTTGTCGATGATGCCGAGATGAGCCGCCAATAGTCCGAGAGCGACTACGAAAATGACGGGAAGCAACGCCGCCAGGATGGTCTGCGTCATGACAAGAAACTCCCCTCGCGACGGCGCAGAGTGGCGGCCGCCGTGTTAAAGCGATATCAATTGAGGTCATCTGAAGCCAGTATCTCGTCAGCCGCCGTCGACGACGAAACGCTCGGCGGCAGCGCCGACGAGCATCAGCTTGCGGACCGGCGGTACGCGCTCGGCCGCGATCCGCTGGGCGAAGACAACAAAGAGCCATGGTGCATCTCCGATGGGCGGCCTCGGTTAGCCTGTGCCCGTGCGGGGACTACTCGCATGGTGAGTCTGCGTCTATAATGCAAAACTCTTATGCCTTTTGCGAGGCGGTTGGCGGACTCTGCGAGAGTCCGTCGGCTCCGTGGGCGCTCTACACGCCTGCCGGCTGCTCGCTCATCCGAGCGGCCTTGGTAACAGGGCTTTGCACCGCCTTATGCCTTGTAATCTCGATCCGATCGCCGTCATGTCATCGTCCGCGGTGTTTTCTTAAGAGCGCCTGGAGGATGACATGACCGAACAGGACTGTCAGGAATCCTGGTGCGGGGCCATAATGACGCCGATGGAGGGCGATTATGGCGATCAAGAAAGACACCCTGGATCAACTTCTGCCAGGCCGCGATCCGAAGGAAGTTTTCCATAAGGACGGCTTGTTCGATGAGCTGAAGAAGGCTCTGGCCGAATGTGTGTTGAACGCGGAGATCGACGATCATCTCGATGTCGAGGCGGCCGAGGGCAGGAAAAACCATCGGAACGGCTATTCGAAGAAGAGCGTGCTGACGGAGACCTCGAAGCTCGATATCCGCATCCCGCGCGACCGCGAAGGAACGTTCGATCCGAAGCTGATCGCCCGATACCAGCGCCGGTTTCCGGGTTTCGACGAGAAGATCATATCGATGTATGCGCGCGGCCTGACGGTTCGCGAGATTCAAGGGCATCTGCTTGAGATCTATGGGCTCGACGTCTCCCCTGATTTGATTTCGACGGTGACGGACGCGGTCCTGGAGACGGTCGGCGAATGGCAGAATCGGCCGCTGGAAGCGAGCTATCCGCTGGTGTTCTTCGACGCCTTAAGGGTCAAAATCCGCGACGAAGGCCTGGTGCGTAACAAGGCCGTCTACATTGCGCTCGGCGTCCAGGCGGACGGGACGAAAGATATTCTGGGCCTTTGGATCGAAAACACCGAAGGCGCCAAATTCTGGTTGCGGGCGATGAACGAGCTGAAGAACCGGGGCGTCAATGATGTGTTGATCGCCGTCGTCGACGGATTGAAAGGCTTTCCGGAGGCGATCAACGCCGTTTTTCCGCAAACGATCGTTCAAACCTGCATCGTCCATCTCATTCGCCATTCGATGGATTTCGCCTCCTGGAAGGACCGCAAAGCCCTGGCCGGCGCGTTGAAGATAATTTACCGGGCCAAGGACGCCGATGCGGCCAATGCGGCGCTCGATGCCTTCGACGCCAGCCATTGGGGGCAAAAATATCCGGCGATCGCACAAAGTTGGCGGCGCAATTGGGAGCGTGTGATCCCGTTCTTCGCCTTCCCGGAAGCCGTCCGGCACATCATTTACACGACCAACGCCATCGAGTCGCTCAACGCAAAACTACGCCGCGCGGTGCGAACAAGGAGCTATTTTCCGACCGATGATGCCGCGACGAAACTCCTATTTCTCGTCTCGCGCGACACCGCCCGAGAGTGGAAAATGCCGCCGCGCGAGTGGTTCGAGGCAAAAACCCAATTCGCCATCATGTTCGACGAAAGGTTCGTTCAAGCGTGATGGCTCAACTCGCCCCGCACACAAGATTCCTGACAGTCCTTGACCGAACCTTCGCCCGCGAACCGTTACGGCGCCACGCGGGAAACCGCGCCCATCCGTTACGTCGAAGGCGGCGGGATCCGCTTCACCTATCGCCAGCCTAAGCCATCGACTGGAACGCCGTTGGTTCTGTCGCCGCGCTTCTCGGGCAATATCGATGCGCGGGACCCCGCCGCCGTGAACGCCCTCGCCGCCGATCGCCGGGTGATCGCTTTCGACAACGCCGGCGGTCGGCCGCTCGACCGGCCAAACTTCCGACAACGTCGCGGCTATGGGCCGCGACGGTGTCACTTTCATCAAGCTGCTCGGCTACTCCAAGGCCGACCTGCCGAGCAATGCGCGGCAATGCGCACCTGGCGAGCTATTTGCCGTTTAAGTGGGTGCTCTTCAAAGCCGATGCATTTGTCACCGACGCCACAAGCGCCACGCGAGGCGATCCGGGCTGTGCTGCTGGACCAACCCAATTATCATGCGCGCGCAACTCCTTCTCGGACCTGGACAGCGCCACGACATCACAAAAGCGCACGCCCTGATCGAAAGCTTTGCGGCCGATGCGATCATCGCCGATAAAGGTTATGACGCCAATCACTTGCGCAAGGCTGTTCTTATGCGTGAGGCTGAGCCGGTGATCCCATCAAAATCCAATCGCCGCGCGCCGCTCCCCTACGACAAGGCGCTCTACAAGGAGCGCAATCTCGTCGAGCGTTTCTTCAATAAACTGAAGCAGTTCCGGCGCGTCGCAACCCGATACGACAAGCTCCTCGCAAACTACCGAGGCTTCGTATTGCTCGCCGCTATCGCTATCATGCTCAGGTAATTCGTCACTACCGCCTAAACCACAACGAGCTATCTCGAGTTCGTCCAAATCGCCGCCATTCGGATTTGCATGCGCATGTCTCTCACAGGACGTAATCTTCATGACCGATAGTCATTCTATCATCTCTCATCGACATTAACTAGGGTCCAGACTCACAACCAGTAGCAAACGGTAGCGGCGATGCAGACTGTGGCGAGGAAGTTTAATGCGTTTCGGTCGTAGCGCGTAGCCACGCGCCTGAAGTCTTTCAGGCGGCAGAACATGCGTTCGATGGCGTTGCGGTTTCGATAGAGGAAGGGCGAGAAGCAGTTCTTCCACCTGCGATTGGCCTTGGGCGGGATATTCGGCATAGCTCCGCGCTCCTCGACCTGCCGACGGATCGCATTTGCGTCGTAGCCCTTGTCGCCATGGAGGATTTCGCAAGGAGGAAGTCGCGCGATAAGCTCCGCGCCCGCCGAGCAATCGGCGATTTGGCCGCCGGTGAGCATGAAAGACAGCGGGCGGCAGTCCGCATCGGTCAATGCGTGGATTTTGGTTGTGCGCCCGCCGCGCGAACGGCCGATGGCCTGATTCTTCTCCCCCCTTTGCCGCCACTGGCCGAGCGATGCGCCTTGACCGCCGAGGAGTCGATGAGGACCTGCGCCGGCGGCCCGCCTGCTTGCGCAAGCGCGTGGAACAGATCGATCCAAACGCCCTTAGCAGCCCAGCGAACGTAGCGATTGTAGAGAGTCTTCTTTGGCCCGTACTCCAGCGGCGCGTCAATCCAGCGTCCGCCAGATTTCAGCACATGAATGATCCCGCTGACCACCCGGCGATCATCGACGCCCGCCTTGCCGCGCGTGTCCGTGGGAAGATGCGGCGCGATCTTCGCGAACTGCGCGTCCGTCAGCCAGAATTGATCCCGATTCATAGTCGCTTCCTTTCGGAAGCTGTGAATCACAATCCGCCTGTCACGCCAACCATTTTATGGGTCTGGGCCCTAGAAGATAAACGCGACTTATTGCTTCTCGGAGGATACACCCCGAACGAGCATCAAAAAGTGATTTGGTCATTTCCGCTGCGTGGGAGGCGTTCAGGCGCCGCCTTCCCGTTCCTAAAGATAAGCAGCTCATTTCGCCGCGCGAAAGCGATTCCAGCCAGAACCAGTAGCAGCACGACCGGTTGCGCCACAGCACTTAAAGGAGCCCCAACACGAACAAGAGTCCACGCGGCGCCGACCATTACCGCTGACAGCAAAAGTGCGCCAAAGGCCGCACATCCGGGGATGAGCAGGAGTATCGATCCGGTAAGCTCCAGGGACCCTATAAGATACATAAACCACATCGCGTACCCGAAGAAGGTGAACCCCGATACTTCGTATTGGACTGAGGCAAACTTCATTCCCGCTGCCACGAGAAACAACAAGGCGAGTAGAGTTCTTAAGGCCGCGTCAGCTAATCGCAAACCTTTTTGCTTTGTAATCATTCCTGCTTCTCTTCGTGTTCGTTCTGAGCCAGAGGCGGTGGTCGAATGCCCCTCCAGCGCGACGTAGGTAACAACGCCATTCATCCATCAGCCGACCGGACTATTTGCTAAGAAGTCCGGACCGGGAATCAAATACTTCGGTCTGGCACGCTCGCACTCCTATTGGCGCAACCTCCGGCAAACCTACACACGATTTGCCAAGCCCTCAACGATCATAGTGGGCAGCGGAGTCGCGAAGTCAAGCCGTCGCTCGGAGTTCGACAGGCCGCCGCCGACCACCGTTATTCTGAGCTGGATTGCCGTCATTTTGCTGCGAGCCACTTCCTGGCGGTCTCTTCGGCAAAGGCTTCGAGCGAGCGCGGCCCGCGGCCAAGCAACTTGGTTGTGTCGAAGATGTCCGCTTCTGCCGCTAAGAGGCCATTTTCCTGATAAAATTCGAGGAGGCGGCTGTACGTAAAGACCAGGGCTGGTCCCAGGAAGTTATGCATACGCGCGTATAGCTCCATATCGTTTCCCGCATATTTAACGGGTCGATTCAGCGCGGCCGCCCACACGGCGGCGCAACTGAGCCCCGTCTGCACCGCTGGGCCGGTGATGTTGTAGGTTTTTCCTTCATGCCCATCCCCGAGTAGGACGGACACAGCGGCTTTCGCAATGTCGCGAGCATCGACGCGCGACATGCCCTTAAAGCCGATCGGCTGAGGGTAGATCCCGTCCCCGAGAATTGAAGCCTCATACCAAAGGTCGTTTTGAAAAAAATTATTCGGCCGAAGCACTGTGTAGGGAATGTCGGACACGACTATCGCGTTCTCCACTGAAAGTTTCGTGGCGCCGCCGATTGGCAGGAATGGGGTTAAATCCGCGCGGTGCGTGCTCGAATAGACGAAGCGCTTTACTCCGGCATCTTTGGCGAGCAGTACGGCCGTGACGCCTTCAAACGCTTCTGACGTACTCGCCGCGTTTACCATGAATACGCGATCGACATCCTTGAAGGCGTCGCGGGCCGCATACGGGTCAAGCAAATCTCCTGCTACCAAAATCGCGCCTTCGGGAAGTTTTGCCGCCTTGGCTGGACTCCGACTCAAAACCAGGGGGCTGAAACCTTTTGCAACAAGCCCCTGGACGACGAGGGAACCGACGGTTCCGGTTCCCCCAATAACTAGTATCTTCATGATGTTCTGTCCTCCTGTCGGCCAAACAACGAGCCCTGCTGCACTCGAGTCGACTAGGCTCCTTGGTTACCGATATTCAAGATCTCGGAAGCTGAATGTTATCTGTTGTTAGGCAATGTTAGGAAGAATAGACGCAGACTCACGATTCGAGTAGTCCCCGCACGGGTACAGGCTAACCGTCGCCTGACTGCGTCTGTGGCCGTTGGAGCGGGAGCTTCGGCTGATCTATCCGTGAAAATAAACGCCTTGGTGGATGCGCTGAAGAGCAGTCAACTCGCCGGCTATGCGGGTGATGTCTGGTATCCGCAGCCTGCGTCCGCAAGTCATCCTTGGCGCACCATGCCGCACAACGGCATGACGCCACACACGTCCGGCGCAAGTCTCTCCGCACAGACGCGCTATGCCGCCGGTACCGCGAGATTGTCGAAAGCTTCTTCGCCGGCGATCCAATTCGCGATGAATACTTGATGGTCGATGCGTTGCGCACAACGGCGCCGGGCATCTGGGCGCTGGGCGACTGCAACGGTCGCGGGGCGTTCACCCACACCGCCTATAACGATTTCGAGATCGTGGCCGCAAACCTTCTCGATGGCGAAGCGCGTCGCGTGAGCGGCCGGATCACCGGCTACGCGCTCTACATCGATCCGCCGCTCGGGCGGGTGGGTCTCACCGAATGGGCGGCGCGCCGGTCGGGGCGGCCGATTCGCGTCGGCATGCGCCCGATGACGCGGGTCGGCCGCCCGGTCGAGAAAAGCGAGAAGCAAGGGTTCATGGCAGCCTTCGCATGACGTTTGGCGATTGTGCGCTTGGCGCCCCGATATTCGGCGCGAGCCCGTCAGTCTTTCAGTCAGGGCCAGCAACTCGTAAGCAATCAAACTTGCGGGGTTAGGTCCCTCGCCGATTTTTGTTTTGCGGCAACAAACCGAAATTTTGCGGCAAGCCTTGTGAGATCCTTCGTCCATGGCAGACAGACGAAAGAAAGGCCTCATGGAACCGTTAATAAAGGCGAGCAGCGCCGATTCCCTTTTGCACCCGAAAGACGCGGCGAAAGCCCTCAACCTTTCATCATCATGGCTGGCGAAGGCGAGACTGTCTGGAACGGGTCCGAGGTTCGTGAAAATCGGACGCTCGGTTCGATATCCGGATTCGAGCCTGCGCGAGTTCATCAAGGCGCGGATGTGCGGATCGACCAGCGAATATTGATCGAAAATTATGCGCCATCCGAGGGCGCGAGGGGACCAGTTCGGGCTCTCGCGCCCTTTGCAATTGAGCGGGGATGAATTTCCATCCTTATACATCCAAATACTACAAGATGACACAAGAAGAACTAAGATTAGGATCGTATATAGCCTTACATAAACCCAGTAAATGCTTGACATAATCCTAATTTACTTCCATATGATGCCCAATCCACCCAAATGAACTCTGGCGATCGACGAGGCTCCCCTAGGGCCCAGACCCATAAAATGGTTGGCGTGACAGGCGGATTGTGATTCACAGCTTCCGAAAGGAAGCGACTATGAATCGGGATCAATTCTGGCTGACGGACGCGCAGTTCGCGAAGATCGCGCCGCATCTTCCCACGGACACGCGCGGCAAGGCGGGCGTCGATGATCGCCGGGTGGTCAGCGGGATCATTCATGTGCTGAAATCTGGCGGACGCTGGATTGACGCGCCGCTGGAGTACGGGCCAAAGAAGACTCTCTACAATCGCTACGTTCGCTGGGCTGCTAAGGGCGTTTGGATCGATCTGTTCCACGCGCTTGCGCAAGCAGGCGGGCCGCCGGCGCAGGTCCTCATCGACTCCTCGGCGGTCAAGGCGCATCGCTCGGCCAGTGGCGGCAAAGGGGGGAGAAGAATCAGGCCATCGGCCGTTCGCGCGGCGGGCGCACAACCAAAATCCACGCATTGACCGATGCGGACTGCCGCCCGCTGTCTTTCATGCTCACCGGCGGCCAAATCGCCGATTGCTCGGCGGGCGCGGAGCTTATCGCGCGACTTCCTCCTTGCGAAATCCTCCATGGCGACAAGGGCTACGACGCAAATGCGATCCGTCGGCAGGTCGAGGAGCGCGGAGCTATGCCGAATATCCCGCCCAAGGCCAATCGCAGGTGGAAGAACTGCTTCTCGCCCTTCCTCTATCGAAACCGCAACGCCATCGAACGCATGTTCTGCCGCCTGAAAGACTTCAGGCGCGTGGCTACGCGCTACGACCGAAACGCATTAAACTTCCTCGCCACAGTCTGCATCGCCGCTACCGTTTGCTACTGGTTGTGAGTCTGGACCCTAGATCGAGGCGCCCCGCCTGAGCAAGGTTCAACTCAAAGAACCAAAGAGCACGCAAAAACAGGCTTCCGTGCACCTTTCCCCGCAAGCGTTTCAATATGGCGTTTTGCTTTACAGGGTTACTTCGACGGGCGACATCGAAATTCTCCTTATCACGACTCGGCAGAGTCAGCGCTGGATCATTCCAAAGGGTCGCCCAATTAAAGGCCTCGGACCAGCGGAGTCGGCTGCGCGGGAGGCGATGGAAGAGGCTGGCGTGCGTGGCGTGGTACGGGAAAAACCCATCGGCTCCTTTCGCTTTCAGAAAACCCTTGAGAGCGAGCCAGATATCCTGTGTGAGGTCGAGGTCTATGCCTTGAACGTCAAGCGACAAATGAAGTGCTGGCCAGAGAGCCAGCAGCGGACGCTGCGCTGGTTCCAGCCCTCAGAGGCCGAAGCCGCTGTCAAGGACGTCGGGCTGCGATCGCTGATCAGCCTCTTCGTTGAACGGGCGTCGGCGAAGGCGCGATAAAATAATCTGCCTTACTTACCGGTGTCATGCGGCTGAATCGGGCGTGACAAATAAGTTACATAATTCCGAAATCGCTTTCTTTACAGCTCTGTTAAATGCCGCGCCGAAGCTCAAATCGGCGAAAGTTTAGTATGTTCAATTGCTTATATATCTTTATAGACTAAGTAGACAATTGGCGCGTTAGACGCATTATTGGGCAGGGCCAATCGACATCTTCTGAACGAGCGCAAAGTCGCGTTTGGGACTTTCGGCGGCTGGAGGGCAAATTATGAAACGACGAGACCGCAATCGGGCCGTGGCGGCCTTGACCTTGGGTGCGCTTGTGGCCTTCCAGGGCGCTGCGCGCGCAGATGACGCCGCCGAAGAAATTCGCTTGATCAAGGCTCAGCTGAAGAAGCTTGAAGAGAAGGTCAACGACCAGGCTCGCAAGCAGAAGGAAACCCAGGTTCAGATCCACAATGTAGCGGTGCGGCCGCAAGGATTTCCGGCGGAGCAAGCATCGATACAAGGGCGTCCGACGCCGGGC
It contains:
- a CDS encoding helix-turn-helix domain-containing protein; its protein translation is MEPLIKASSADSLLHPKDAAKALNLSSSWLAKARLSGTGPRFVKIGRSVRYPDSSLREFIKARMCGSTSEY
- a CDS encoding NUDIX hydrolase, coding for MHLSPQAFQYGVLLYRVTSTGDIEILLITTRQSQRWIIPKGRPIKGLGPAESAAREAMEEAGVRGVVREKPIGSFRFQKTLESEPDILCEVEVYALNVKRQMKCWPESQQRTLRWFQPSEAEAAVKDVGLRSLISLFVERASAKAR